A section of the Pan paniscus chromosome 11, NHGRI_mPanPan1-v2.0_pri, whole genome shotgun sequence genome encodes:
- the C11H9orf78 gene encoding splicing factor C9orf78 homolog: MPVVRKIFRRRRGDSESEEDEQDSEEVRLKLEETREVQNLRKRPNGVSAVALLVGEKVQEETTLVDDPFQMKTGGMVDMKKLKERGKDKISEEEDLHLGTSFSAETNRRDEDADMMKYIETELKKRKGIVEHEEQKVKPKNAEDCLYELPENIRVSSAKKTEEMLSNQMLSGIPEVDLGIDAKIKNIISTEDAKARLLAEQQNKKKDSETSFVPTNMAVNYVQHNRFYHEELNAPIRRNKEEPKARPLRVGDTEKPEPERSPPNRKRPANEKATDDYHYEKFKKMNRRY; this comes from the exons ATGCCGGTCGTCCGGAAGATTTTCCGTCGCCGCCGGGGCGACTCGGAGTCAGAGGAAGATGAGCAGGACTCAGAGGAGGTTCG attaaaactgGAAGAGACCAGAGAGGTACAGAACTTGAGGAAGAGGCCCAACGGGGTGAG TGCTGTGGCCTTGCTGGTGGGAGAGAAGGTACAAGAGGAGACCACTCTAGTG GATGATCCCTTTCAGATGAAGACAGGTGGTATGGTggatatgaagaaactgaaggaaaGGGGCAAAGATAA GATCAGTGAGGAGGAGGACCTGCACCTGGGGACATCGTTTTCTGCAGAAACCAACCGAAGGGATGAGGATGCAGACAT GATGAAGTACATTGAGACAGAGCTAAAGAAGAGGAAAGGGATCGTGGAACATGAGGAACAGAAAGTTAAGCCAAAGAATGCAGAGGACTGTCTTTATGAACTTCCAGAAAACATCCGCGTTTCCTCAGCAAAGAAGACCGAGGAGATGCTTTCCAACCAGATGCTGAGTGGCATTCCTGAGGTGGACCTGGGCATCGA tgctaaaataaaaaatatcatttcCACGGAGGATGCCAAGGCCCGTCTGCTGGCAGAGCAGCAGAACAAGAAGAAAGACAGCGAGACCTCCTTCGTGCCTACCAACATGGCTGTGAATTACGTGCAGCACAACAGAT TTTATCATGAGGAGCTCAACGCGCCCATACGGAGAAACAAAGAAGAGCCCAAGGCCCGGCCCTTGAGAGTAGGCGACACGGAGAAGCCAGAGCCTGAGC GGTCCCCTCCTAACCGCAAGCGTCCTGCTAACGAGAAGGCAACTGATGACTATCATTATGAGAAGTTCAAGAAAATGAATAGGCGGTACTGA